A region from the SAR86 cluster bacterium genome encodes:
- a CDS encoding lyase family protein, with translation MKYYKYIFIFILCISFKIQSDLTKTVSYIFSDENTNQIVMNIEAALARAQASQGIIPNWAAEEITKKANINYMPIEEIIIENELIRHRLVSRLNVWKRSLDNGAEEYLHFGATTVDIFDTVLVIQIKESLEILISSLYDIEEYLLNLTKDNIDTYMAGRTIGQHALPITFGKKTSTWLAENRRNIERLITVKSKIDKSGILKGAVGTYLGLGEKAIETEKLMMQELNLSTPYLADWHGIRDVFAEYGLTLALISKSFGRIGDELTLLQMTEIGETLENLGFKAIGSSTMPHKKNPRGPGNLVNYSRIIPRQAEIILDDMINSFERDQPRSDESIKDISIISSDMLKTAKRLFSELEVNKEVMRKNLDLTKGLILSQRVTFYLAEKIGKDTADNIMHEVSMEALRSGITLKEAIQKNKDISKYFSDDILSDLLDPETYIGLAKKQTQLIIKEIEEKRKLSKY, from the coding sequence ATGAAATATTATAAATACATCTTCATTTTTATACTTTGTATATCTTTTAAAATTCAATCTGATCTAACAAAAACAGTTTCATATATTTTTAGTGATGAAAATACTAATCAGATCGTAATGAATATTGAAGCTGCTTTAGCAAGAGCACAAGCATCACAAGGAATAATTCCAAATTGGGCTGCAGAAGAGATTACTAAAAAAGCCAACATTAATTATATGCCTATAGAAGAAATTATCATTGAAAATGAACTCATTAGACATAGGCTTGTGTCAAGACTTAACGTATGGAAACGATCGTTAGATAATGGAGCTGAAGAATACTTACATTTTGGTGCAACCACAGTTGATATATTTGATACAGTACTTGTAATACAAATAAAGGAATCGTTAGAAATTTTGATATCAAGTTTATACGATATTGAAGAATATTTATTGAATTTAACTAAAGATAATATTGATACATACATGGCTGGTAGAACAATTGGCCAACATGCACTTCCGATTACTTTTGGTAAAAAAACTAGTACTTGGTTAGCAGAAAATAGAAGAAATATTGAAAGATTGATAACTGTGAAATCTAAAATAGATAAATCAGGAATCTTAAAAGGTGCTGTTGGTACTTATCTTGGTCTAGGGGAAAAGGCAATTGAAACAGAAAAACTAATGATGCAAGAATTAAATTTATCAACACCTTATCTTGCAGACTGGCATGGTATAAGAGACGTATTTGCAGAATATGGACTTACTTTGGCACTAATATCAAAATCTTTTGGAAGAATTGGAGATGAATTAACATTACTGCAAATGACTGAAATTGGTGAAACGCTTGAAAATCTTGGATTTAAAGCTATTGGAAGCAGCACTATGCCTCATAAGAAAAATCCTAGAGGACCTGGAAATTTAGTAAATTATTCAAGAATAATTCCTAGACAAGCAGAAATAATTCTCGATGACATGATTAATAGTTTTGAAAGAGATCAACCTAGAAGTGATGAGTCTATTAAAGATATCTCTATAATTTCATCAGATATGCTCAAAACAGCAAAAAGATTATTTAGTGAGCTTGAAGTAAATAAAGAAGTAATGAGAAAAAATTTAGACTTAACGAAAGGCCTTATTCTTTCACAAAGAGTTACTTTTTATTTAGCAGAGAAAATAGGAAAAGATACAGCTGACAACATTATGCATGAAGTATCAATGGAAGCCTTACGAAGTGGTATTACATTAAAAGAAGCAATACAAAAAAATAAAGATATTTCTAAATATTTTTCTGATGATATTTTATCTGATCTCTTGGATCCTGAAACATATATTGGTTTAGCTAAAAAGCAAACACAATTAATAATCAAAGAAATAGAAGAAAAACGCAAACTAAGTAAATATTAA
- a CDS encoding DASS family sodium-coupled anion symporter, giving the protein MSAYKKRGFWIGLALFFIILLLPSPAELSANAWKVAAVAVLMATWWATESIPVPVTALLPLALFPLLGIVDFKTAAVPYSNPNIYLFLGGFIIALAIEASGLHKRMALSMILYVGKNAPSLIGGFMLVAALISMFVMNTSTTLMLLPIGLAVCGVVSETIPGLTDLKKKYFDTALLLGIAYAATLGGMSTLIGTAPNIVFRAFMEETYNIEISMVDWMMMGVPLSAIMLVIAWIVLTKFVFPVNFITSKETKEHLKTMLFDLGPMSKDEKKVLFVFSFAVLAWMTRSYLIELDFLSGLTDAGIAIIAAILFFIIPSSTANRDILKWEKSKELPWGLLLLFGGGLSLAAQISSTGLGLWIGNSLLALQGVPNLILIFAVATMIIFLTEITSNVTTTTTFLPVFGGIAVAIGVLPVSLTIPVCLAASCAFMLPVATPPNAIVYGSNKFTIATMIKAGFILNIFGIIVVTAFSYLIAPMIFQG; this is encoded by the coding sequence ATGTCAGCATACAAAAAAAGGGGATTTTGGATTGGTTTGGCATTATTTTTTATAATTTTGCTATTACCATCTCCTGCTGAGTTAAGTGCTAACGCATGGAAAGTCGCAGCAGTTGCAGTGTTAATGGCTACTTGGTGGGCAACTGAATCAATACCAGTCCCTGTAACTGCTTTGCTTCCGTTGGCACTTTTTCCTTTACTTGGTATTGTTGATTTTAAAACAGCTGCAGTTCCATATTCGAATCCAAACATATATTTATTTTTAGGCGGCTTTATTATCGCTCTTGCTATAGAAGCATCAGGTTTACACAAAAGAATGGCTCTTTCTATGATTTTATATGTTGGGAAAAATGCACCATCGCTAATAGGTGGTTTTATGCTTGTTGCTGCACTAATAAGCATGTTCGTAATGAATACATCAACAACATTAATGTTATTACCTATTGGTTTAGCAGTTTGTGGTGTAGTAAGCGAAACAATACCTGGCCTCACAGATTTAAAAAAGAAATATTTTGATACGGCATTGTTGCTAGGTATTGCGTATGCTGCCACTCTTGGTGGCATGTCGACTTTAATTGGTACAGCACCAAATATTGTATTTAGAGCTTTTATGGAAGAAACATATAATATTGAAATTAGCATGGTAGATTGGATGATGATGGGAGTGCCTTTATCGGCAATCATGCTAGTAATTGCTTGGATAGTGCTAACAAAATTCGTATTCCCAGTTAATTTTATAACCTCAAAAGAAACAAAAGAGCATTTAAAAACAATGCTTTTTGATCTTGGCCCAATGTCAAAAGATGAAAAAAAGGTACTTTTTGTCTTTAGCTTTGCAGTTTTAGCATGGATGACTAGAAGCTATCTAATCGAATTAGATTTTTTAAGTGGTTTAACAGATGCAGGAATTGCAATAATAGCTGCAATTTTATTTTTTATAATCCCATCAAGTACTGCGAATAGGGATATTTTAAAATGGGAGAAATCAAAAGAACTTCCATGGGGTTTATTGCTATTATTTGGTGGAGGGTTATCTCTTGCTGCCCAAATTAGCTCAACTGGTTTAGGATTATGGATCGGCAATAGTCTTTTAGCACTTCAAGGCGTTCCTAATTTAATATTAATTTTTGCAGTAGCAACAATGATTATTTTTCTAACAGAAATAACTTCAAACGTAACAACTACTACAACTTTTCTACCAGTTTTTGGAGGCATTGCTGTTGCAATTGGAGTTTTACCTGTTTCATTAACAATTCCAGTATGTTTGGCGGCAAGTTGTGCCTTTATGTTACCCGTAGCAACTCCTCCAAATGCTATTGTTTACGGATCTAATAAATTTACAATTGCCACAATGATAAAGGCTGGTTTTATATTAAATATTTTTGGCATAATAGTTGTCACGGCTTTTTCATATCTAATAGCCCCTATGATTTTTCAAGGATAA
- a CDS encoding TonB-dependent receptor gives MKNILREMIENKSTLFMLFLFLLLSVVTTINADDEVEEIESVSIIGSKEDLKNLAGSGAIISNEDLEIAMDTDIQKILTAVPGVYMRTEEGYGLRPNISIRGTAIERSGKVTIMEDGVLVAPSPYTSSSAYYFPTTGRIHSVEFLKGPAAVSQGPQTIGGAINLISTPIPEVNSGKFIQELGENGMARTHAFYGINSANFGALVEVHEHSSDGFDSIANVGGDTGFDKSDLMIKAQYNTGNHSLRFKMVDLEENSDQSYVGLSQASFNKNPRMRYGATAYDEMMNDGEQTSLTYVGDFDNFDVVFTSWQNDYHRDWFKVSDFNNDSEHGERDDINELISDANNGSANAQAILDGQLAVEIEYKHNNRYYTNEGYQFTVSTEIGIHSLTVGYRDMEDSESRVQAHEYADQAADGSLSALYGYVGLNNSNNRLRESSATSYYLEDTMDFGKLAVTVGYRSEDYEQRHRRWSDAAGPNLTMVRTGEADNRDTMAYNDHTTSSIGATYKLNDTTSLVAGFHEGMTPMFGSDPEEADNMELGVRYSESTTNIEAFYFASDYSRLAAECTQVSGAACDADESAIFSGGEAEVSGLEFSGSWMLQGENGVMYPISVNYTSTDATFSNSSDSDYFGTVAAGDDLPYIPDSQSSIVLGFINDNGLSGNARIVNVGGSCSIAACGIYNKIDAHSYIDLSLRQVLSDSISVYLILENVTDNEDLISRAPSEGARSQKPATIKVGFSYDF, from the coding sequence ATGAAAAATATATTAAGAGAAATGATTGAGAACAAATCAACATTGTTTATGTTGTTTTTATTTCTTCTTTTATCAGTTGTAACAACAATTAATGCTGATGATGAAGTTGAAGAAATAGAATCTGTATCAATTATTGGTTCAAAAGAGGATTTAAAAAACCTAGCAGGATCTGGTGCAATTATTTCAAATGAAGACCTAGAAATTGCAATGGATACCGATATTCAAAAAATTCTTACAGCTGTTCCAGGTGTTTATATGAGAACAGAAGAAGGGTATGGTTTAAGACCAAATATCTCTATAAGAGGTACCGCAATTGAAAGATCAGGAAAAGTCACGATCATGGAAGACGGCGTTTTAGTTGCTCCATCACCGTATACATCTTCATCTGCTTATTATTTTCCAACAACTGGCAGAATACATTCAGTTGAGTTTTTAAAAGGTCCAGCGGCTGTATCTCAAGGACCTCAGACTATTGGTGGTGCTATAAATTTGATAAGTACTCCAATTCCTGAAGTTAATTCTGGTAAATTCATACAAGAACTTGGAGAAAATGGCATGGCAAGAACCCATGCTTTTTATGGAATCAATAGTGCAAATTTTGGGGCTCTTGTAGAAGTCCACGAACATTCAAGCGATGGTTTCGATTCAATTGCTAATGTTGGGGGTGATACAGGTTTTGATAAATCAGACTTAATGATTAAAGCTCAATATAACACTGGTAATCATTCTTTAAGATTCAAAATGGTTGATTTAGAAGAGAACTCAGATCAATCATATGTAGGTTTATCTCAAGCAAGTTTTAATAAAAATCCAAGAATGAGGTATGGTGCTACAGCATACGATGAAATGATGAATGATGGCGAGCAAACTTCTCTTACTTATGTTGGTGATTTTGATAATTTTGATGTTGTATTTACTTCATGGCAAAACGATTATCACAGAGATTGGTTCAAAGTAAGTGATTTTAATAACGACTCAGAACATGGAGAAAGAGACGATATTAATGAGCTTATAAGTGATGCAAATAATGGAAGTGCAAATGCTCAAGCTATTCTAGATGGACAATTAGCTGTAGAAATAGAATATAAACACAACAACAGATACTACACGAATGAGGGATATCAATTTACTGTTTCAACAGAAATCGGTATACATTCTCTTACTGTAGGTTATAGAGATATGGAAGATTCAGAGAGCAGAGTTCAGGCTCATGAATATGCAGATCAAGCTGCAGACGGTTCTTTATCAGCCTTATATGGTTATGTCGGTTTAAATAATAGTAATAACAGATTAAGAGAGTCAAGTGCAACTTCATATTATTTAGAAGATACTATGGATTTTGGCAAGCTTGCTGTAACAGTTGGATATAGGTCAGAAGATTATGAACAACGTCACAGAAGATGGTCAGATGCTGCAGGACCAAATTTAACAATGGTAAGAACTGGTGAAGCTGATAATAGAGATACAATGGCCTACAATGACCATACTACATCAAGTATTGGAGCTACATATAAATTAAATGACACCACAAGTTTAGTTGCTGGATTCCATGAAGGAATGACACCTATGTTTGGTTCCGATCCTGAAGAAGCTGATAATATGGAGCTTGGAGTAAGGTATTCAGAGAGCACAACAAATATTGAAGCTTTCTACTTTGCAAGTGATTACTCAAGACTAGCTGCTGAATGTACTCAAGTTAGCGGTGCTGCATGTGATGCAGACGAATCTGCAATATTTAGTGGTGGCGAAGCTGAAGTATCTGGTCTTGAATTTAGTGGATCATGGATGTTGCAAGGTGAAAATGGCGTCATGTATCCAATTTCAGTTAATTACACAAGTACAGATGCGACGTTTAGTAATAGTTCAGATAGTGATTATTTTGGAACAGTTGCAGCAGGAGACGATTTGCCATACATTCCTGACTCACAAAGCTCTATAGTGTTAGGTTTTATTAATGATAATGGACTAAGTGGTAATGCAAGAATCGTCAATGTAGGTGGGTCTTGCTCGATTGCAGCTTGCGGAATTTATAATAAAATCGATGCTCATAGTTATATTGATTTAAGTCTTAGACAGGTACTAAGTGATTCCATTAGTGTTTATTTAATACTTGAAAATGTTACTGATAATGAAGATTTAATTTCAAGAGCACCTTCAGAAGGAGCTAGATCGCAAAAACCTGCAACTATTAAAGTTGGTTTTTCATACGATTTCTAA
- a CDS encoding DoxX family protein: MKKLNSRLDSITKPFIEVGPWLLRLTLGISMFIHGYKKLPAPFMIDEQHRMVTWFESMFIPAPELLVNLVIFTEVIGGIGIILGGLIGFIASQLGHLITRASAFSLFLLMIGVFLIGHPDWFEWPPIKLFNSEQIFLSVIVIYFLIKGNK; this comes from the coding sequence ATGAAAAAACTTAATTCAAGATTAGACTCAATTACAAAACCTTTTATTGAAGTAGGTCCATGGCTACTTAGATTAACACTTGGTATATCTATGTTTATTCATGGATATAAAAAACTTCCAGCACCATTTATGATAGATGAGCAGCATAGGATGGTGACGTGGTTTGAGAGTATGTTTATACCAGCTCCTGAATTGCTCGTTAATTTAGTGATTTTTACAGAAGTGATAGGAGGTATTGGAATCATTTTAGGTGGTTTAATAGGATTTATAGCTTCTCAGCTTGGGCACTTGATAACGAGAGCTTCCGCTTTCTCACTTTTTTTATTAATGATTGGTGTTTTTTTAATTGGACACCCGGACTGGTTTGAATGGCCACCAATAAAATTATTTAACAGTGAACAAATATTTTTATCTGTAATAGTTATTTATTTTTTGATTAAAGGTAATAAATAG
- the hflX gene encoding GTPase HflX gives MIDKLIKTKTLLIYVEVDSLKRNIELDEQQKEFFELINSTDVDVVEQNFNKQKVPETKNFINKGTLEKIKNKVIESQAELAIVNQELSASQARNLELTLKIRVIDKTELIMDIFAQRASSHVGKLQVELAQLNHLSTRLIRGWTHLERQKGGIGLRGPGETQLETDRRLIGNRIKNLKKRLDKAHNQKKLNSYARKKSMNKSVALVGYTNAGKTTLFNKLTNSKQFAENKLFATLDSVTRRNIDPVIGPILFSDTVGFISDLPTQLIESFKATLDELKSADLLLHIVDASDNDYHQKLLEVDKILKDLGLENIPTIIVKNKCDLLKTHSSRLFNPKKEILISAEKNIGIDKLRENINKKLYNGIYSGWISLESSMGKIRSKLFGMGCIKDEKISSCGNIYVYLQIGKDDLNNFLKINGFNLCQENDIILEKLGT, from the coding sequence ATGATAGATAAACTAATCAAAACAAAAACACTCTTAATCTACGTAGAAGTAGATTCCTTAAAAAGAAATATTGAGCTCGATGAACAACAAAAAGAATTTTTTGAATTGATTAATTCTACAGACGTTGATGTAGTCGAACAAAATTTTAACAAACAAAAGGTACCAGAGACTAAAAATTTTATAAACAAAGGAACATTAGAAAAGATAAAAAATAAAGTAATTGAATCGCAGGCAGAATTAGCTATTGTTAATCAAGAATTATCTGCATCTCAAGCAAGAAATCTTGAATTAACATTAAAAATAAGAGTAATCGATAAAACAGAATTAATTATGGATATTTTTGCTCAAAGGGCTTCGTCTCATGTGGGTAAATTACAAGTTGAATTAGCTCAGTTAAATCATCTATCAACAAGACTTATTAGAGGCTGGACTCACCTAGAAAGACAAAAAGGAGGCATTGGATTAAGGGGGCCAGGAGAAACTCAATTAGAGACAGATAGAAGACTAATAGGTAACAGAATTAAAAATCTTAAAAAAAGATTAGATAAAGCTCATAATCAAAAAAAATTAAATTCATATGCCAGAAAAAAAAGTATGAATAAGTCAGTAGCGCTAGTTGGATATACAAATGCCGGAAAGACCACTTTATTTAATAAACTTACAAATAGTAAGCAGTTTGCTGAAAATAAGTTATTTGCGACATTAGATTCAGTAACCAGGCGAAATATTGATCCAGTAATTGGCCCAATACTATTTTCAGATACAGTTGGATTTATTTCAGATTTACCAACTCAGTTAATAGAATCATTTAAAGCTACACTTGATGAGTTAAAATCGGCAGATTTATTACTTCACATTGTCGACGCTTCTGATAATGACTATCACCAGAAATTGTTAGAAGTTGATAAAATTTTAAAGGATCTAGGTTTAGAAAATATTCCAACAATAATTGTTAAAAATAAATGCGATCTTCTTAAAACGCACTCATCTAGACTATTTAATCCAAAAAAAGAAATATTAATATCAGCAGAGAAGAATATTGGTATTGATAAATTAAGAGAGAATATAAATAAAAAATTATATAACGGAATATATAGTGGTTGGATCTCTTTGGAGTCATCAATGGGGAAAATAAGATCAAAACTATTTGGAATGGGATGTATTAAAGATGAAAAAATTTCATCATGTGGAAATATTTATGTTTATCTCCAAATTGGAAAAGACGACCTTAATAATTTCTTAAAAATAAATGGGTTTAATCTATGTCAAGAGAACGATATAATTTTAGAAAAGTTAGGCACTTAA
- a CDS encoding aminomethyl transferase family protein, producing the protein MANPNHPSVDQSERIVPINLRQSGRTPTELLISTRVRKSPFWALSHDAGCWRATVYNRIYHPRGYVKPEDGGAMVEYEALVNRVTMWNVAVERQIRVKGPDAEAFTDFVITRDATKIEPGNGKYAILCNEKGGVLNDPVLLRLAEDEFWFSISDSDLLFWLQGVNVSKKYDVEIDEIDACPVQIQGPLSEDLMAKLAGEELRDVPYYGILETKVGGADCVISQTGFTGEKGYEIYVRNAHENAEKMWNAVLEAGEEFGLMVIAPAHHRRIAAGILSWGQDLDHETSPFQVNLSYQVPRNKAADYIGKEELEKQRAIIDEGKAPFKMKMVGLTLGGKEITDYAPDFWLVTDTDANEVGYVTSPWWSPELETNIALAWVPWESSEVGTKFMVKLPDEYSESPGVPVDAKVVDVPFRESVNPNKREVQASKGLDYAD; encoded by the coding sequence ATGGCAAATCCAAATCATCCAAGCGTTGATCAAAGTGAACGTATAGTTCCTATAAATCTTAGACAAAGCGGTCGAACACCAACTGAATTGTTAATCTCAACTAGGGTAAGAAAATCGCCTTTTTGGGCGCTATCTCATGATGCCGGTTGCTGGCGAGCGACGGTTTATAACAGAATCTATCATCCAAGAGGATATGTAAAACCAGAGGATGGGGGCGCAATGGTTGAATATGAGGCACTGGTGAATCGAGTTACAATGTGGAATGTTGCTGTAGAAAGACAAATAAGAGTAAAAGGCCCAGATGCAGAAGCTTTCACAGATTTTGTAATTACAAGAGACGCAACAAAAATTGAGCCTGGAAATGGCAAGTATGCAATTTTATGTAATGAAAAGGGTGGCGTGCTTAATGACCCAGTTCTTTTAAGACTTGCAGAGGACGAATTTTGGTTTTCTATTTCGGATAGTGATCTTTTGTTTTGGCTGCAAGGAGTAAATGTTTCCAAAAAATATGATGTAGAAATTGATGAAATTGATGCTTGTCCTGTTCAAATTCAAGGTCCTCTATCTGAAGATCTTATGGCAAAGCTAGCTGGCGAGGAATTAAGAGATGTGCCTTATTATGGAATCTTAGAAACTAAAGTTGGTGGCGCTGATTGTGTTATTAGTCAGACTGGATTCACTGGCGAAAAAGGTTATGAAATTTATGTTCGTAACGCACATGAGAATGCTGAAAAAATGTGGAATGCAGTTCTAGAAGCTGGTGAAGAATTTGGTTTGATGGTTATTGCCCCTGCACATCATCGCAGAATTGCAGCTGGTATTTTATCTTGGGGCCAAGACTTAGATCACGAAACGTCTCCATTTCAGGTAAATTTGAGCTATCAAGTACCAAGAAACAAAGCTGCTGATTATATTGGCAAAGAAGAGCTTGAAAAGCAAAGAGCAATAATTGATGAAGGTAAAGCTCCTTTTAAAATGAAAATGGTTGGCTTAACTCTCGGAGGAAAAGAGATCACAGATTATGCTCCTGATTTTTGGTTAGTAACAGATACAGATGCAAATGAAGTGGGTTATGTTACATCACCATGGTGGTCGCCTGAGTTAGAAACAAATATTGCTCTTGCATGGGTTCCATGGGAATCCTCAGAGGTTGGTACTAAATTTATGGTTAAACTTCCTGATGAGTACTCAGAATCTCCAGGAGTTCCAGTCGATGCAAAAGTTGTAGATGTGCCTTTCAGAGAATCTGTTAATCCTAATAAAAGAGAAGTGCAAGCCTCAAAGGGCTTAGATTATGCAGACTAA
- a CDS encoding SDR family oxidoreductase produces MEIKNKKVVVTGAASGIGKELCIAFKSHGAASICAVDVNLDGAQETAQQISGMSLFADVSKEEDIKNVIEKTTKEFGGIDIFCSNAGIGGLPGFFESETADWQKIWEINVQAHIHAAKHVLPQMLDRGEGYLVNTSSAAGLLTQLGASSYAVTKAAAVSFAEWIKITYGEKGIGVSCLCPQAVKTAMTAGGAGVAGVDGMMEPDEVAECVIKAINEEKFLVLPHQEVSEYVMRKGNDRDRWIKGMQRLQKQYEEFLTPTDLK; encoded by the coding sequence ATGGAAATAAAGAATAAAAAAGTTGTTGTAACTGGTGCAGCTAGTGGAATTGGTAAAGAACTCTGCATAGCTTTCAAAAGTCATGGTGCTGCTTCAATATGTGCAGTTGATGTAAATTTAGATGGTGCACAAGAAACGGCACAACAGATTTCTGGTATGTCTTTATTTGCCGATGTTTCTAAAGAGGAAGATATAAAAAATGTTATTGAAAAAACCACAAAAGAATTTGGAGGTATAGATATATTCTGTTCAAATGCCGGCATTGGTGGATTGCCTGGTTTTTTTGAATCTGAAACTGCTGATTGGCAAAAAATTTGGGAAATTAATGTACAAGCACATATTCATGCTGCAAAACATGTACTTCCACAGATGCTAGATAGAGGTGAGGGATACTTAGTAAATACTTCGTCCGCTGCAGGGTTGTTAACACAACTTGGGGCATCAAGTTATGCTGTTACTAAAGCTGCAGCTGTTAGTTTTGCAGAGTGGATCAAAATAACTTATGGAGAAAAAGGTATAGGAGTATCTTGTTTATGTCCTCAAGCAGTAAAAACAGCTATGACCGCTGGTGGTGCTGGTGTTGCTGGTGTTGATGGAATGATGGAACCAGATGAAGTAGCAGAATGTGTCATAAAGGCAATAAACGAAGAAAAATTTCTTGTTTTACCCCATCAAGAAGTATCAGAATATGTAATGAGAAAAGGAAATGATAGAGATAGATGGATAAAGGGGATGCAAAGACTCCAAAAACAATACGAAGAATTTTTAACACCTACTGATCTAAAATAG
- a CDS encoding DUF411 domain-containing protein: MNIKYLNPFFLSFLISISFIVSANKNDDTENMFLVHKTPTCGCCKRWMEHFKEDGFKVYSQDHQNLNQIKEKYNIDVSYRSCHTTVSSNGFIFEGHIPSKYIKQFLSETHENAIGLSVPGMPLGSPGMEYEDRFMPYEVLILYKDGSSNVYAAVENK; the protein is encoded by the coding sequence ATGAACATAAAATATTTAAATCCATTTTTTCTTTCATTTCTTATTAGTATTTCTTTCATTGTTTCTGCAAATAAAAATGACGATACTGAAAATATGTTTCTTGTTCACAAAACTCCAACATGTGGTTGTTGTAAAAGGTGGATGGAACATTTTAAAGAAGACGGATTCAAAGTTTACTCTCAAGATCACCAAAACTTAAATCAAATTAAAGAAAAATATAATATTGATGTTTCATATAGATCATGTCATACAACCGTGTCATCTAATGGCTTTATTTTTGAAGGTCATATTCCTAGCAAATACATAAAGCAATTTCTCTCAGAAACTCATGAAAATGCTATTGGTTTGTCTGTTCCAGGGATGCCACTAGGTTCTCCAGGAATGGAATACGAGGATCGATTTATGCCTTATGAGGTTTTAATTCTTTATAAAGATGGATCCAGTAATGTATATGCTGCAGTTGAGAACAAATAA